GCCGAGCGCGCGACGAATGCGCGTGTCGACTTCGGCCATATCGGCACTGCTTAGTCTGCCTGGCGCATAGCGTACCAAGCGCGGATCGAGCGTTGCCAGTTTCGCGCGGACCCACGACGGTGCAAGGAGGTTTGCCTGTCGCCAGTCTTTGAGCGCGTAATCGAACCGCGTGGCATGCCGCATTGAGGTAATCATGGCAACCGTGAGATCGTCAGTTGCGTGTGTGAACGCAGACACGCTCACCACCACAGCGGGCCGTGTTTTGGCGGTCGAGAGGTCGCTAAAGGGGAAGGGGATGAGGACGACATCACCTCTGCGGTACATCGTAGATTTTTTGCCAGTTGTCATAGAGGGCGTCCTGTGGATTGTCCCAGTCGGCAGCGAAACTCGTCGCGGCGAGCGAACTCCACGCGGTGTCGTTCGCTACCGGGACTGTGTGTAGGCGATCGTCTGACGTGCGATTGCGGCGGAGCAAGCGCACCACTCGATGAACGAGCCGTACTTGATCAGAGCGGAGATCGCGGACGTCTATTGTATTGTGCGTGGTCGTTTGCATAACATGCGCATATCATAGCAAACGATTGGGAAAGGGCAACACGCAGGCGCGTACGCCGACTCGGCAGTTCAGGGCAGTTCAAGCATCGCGACGAATTTTTCGATTGGCACGCTTGCGCCGGAGGCATTGCGGTGCCCGCCGCCGCCGAGGAGAGTGGCGAGATCGAGCGCTGACGGGTTCTGCCCATCGGCGCTCCTCACGCTAAAATTGACGACCGCCCCTTTGAAGCGAAAAATGGCGACCGCGGAGTCGTGTTTTTTCGAGAGCGCATGCCCGAGCTCGGATTCAAAGTAGGGCGAATTGTAGCCCGGTACACGGTGCTCTCCTACACGGAGCCATGTCGGATCGCGGCCCTCGGCAAAGTGCGAGATCAGGGTGTCGGCGTAGCGGGTCATGTGCTCTCCGGCCGCAATAAACGGCTCGAGATTGCCACCGAGGAGCTCAAGTACGCGCTTGGGCTGGTTCATGAGCGTCGAGAGGTGCATCAGAAGATGGCGCGTGCGTTGTCCGAAGCTAAAGCGCCAGAGGTCATTATCTTCGACGAGCGTGATGAGTTCCGTCACGGGCTTCTCGGGAAAAAAGTGGTGCCACGCGAGGGAGGCACCGGAGCGTTCGTTATCAAAGACGAAAGTGAAGTTTTCGTGTTCGCGCGCGAGCTGCTCGAGGGTCTCTTTAATGCCGATGTGGTGATCAATCGTGACGACGCTTTTTGCATGTGCGAGAAGCTCCTGCACGCCGACCGCAATGTCAACGGTGTAGACTTCTGTGTCTGCGCTGACACGCCCGAGGAGGTTCTCGAGCTCGGAGTGTGAAATGTCGTGGCCCACCGGATGGAGCTCGATGTGCGGAAATTTTTTGAGCAGCACCGCGGCGGCCGCAGTGCCGTCCGTGCAGTCTTTGTGATAGAGGCCGATAGTGTGAGGGTGGTGCATATAAGCAAAATTCGAAATCCGAAACAAATCGAATTTCCAAGCAACCAATTTCCAAATTTTCAAATCTCAAACACGAACAACGTTCGGGTTTAGAAATTGGAGCTTTGAGATTTGGAAATTGTCTTCCAAATTGATTCCTTGGAGCTTGGAAATTCGGGCATTGCCTGTATTTTGTGCTTCGATATTCGGATTTAGTGGGCTGAGGCATCGGACGCCCCACAATTTTGTTGTTCAGCGCAAAAAGTGCCAACTAAAACGAATTTTGCTAGAGTATAGCATAGTCTTTCGGGCACGTGGCGGAATTGGTATACGCGCTACGTTCAGGGCGTAGTCCCCGCAAGGGGTTGGGAGTTCGACTCTCCCCGTGCCCACAAACGCGAATTTTTCCATTTGTTTACGTTGTATGGATACTTTGAAACAAAACTGCATAATTATCCACGGCTGCCCATCAGATGCGGAGAAGGCGATGAATCCCACAACCAGAACATACGACAAGCACTGGATTCCTTGGGCCAAAAAGGAACTAACGACACTGGGCATAAAAACAGAAACGCCGCTCATGCCGAGTCCTTGGGAGCCGGACTATGAAAAATTTAAATCGGAGTTTGAAAAATATACAGTGGGAGAAAATACCACCGTGGTCGGCCATAGTTGCGGAGCGGCCTTTTTGGTTCGGTGGCTCGGAGAAACGAAGAGAAAAATCTGCAAACTTGTGCTTGTTGCTCCGTGGAAAATCTCTGACAAAGATGACGCGTTCCGGAAAGCATTTTACGCATGCCCCATCGACGAGACGATAAAATCGAGAGTCAGCAAGGTTGTGATGTTTACTGCCGACGACGAGGAAAGTGATGGAAAAGAAAGTTTACGAATTTTTCACCGCGCATTAGGCGGTGAAATTATCGAATTGCAAGGGCACGGCCACTACACAATGAATGACATGGGAACAGAGGAGTTCCCCGAATTACTTGAAGCAATGGTTGGGAAGTAATCAAGGCACCGTTATGAACGAAATCCCCCATATCGAACACGTCTGGTCGCAGCTGTGTCAATTGTCCTCGGTGGACCAGGACACGAATAGCGTGTCGCTTTTTCATCTGATTGAAGAGCTGGCGATTGAGCGCGCGAAAAGTGCGCCGCCTCCGCCTGAGGGGGGCGTCGTGATCCCCGTCGCCTGCGAGCTTGTGACGCTCTGGCATAAGCGCTCCGAGGGGCAGCACGTGATTGCCGACGTCGAGGTGGCGCTCTTTGATCCTCAAGGGGCGCGGCTTCAGAGTGTGATCTACAAACTCGACATCGCGCCGCAGCATAGTCGTACGCGTTTTCGTCTCAAGATGAATGGGCTCAAGATTACCACTGCGGGCACATATTCGTTTGCGGTGAATATCCGCGGCCCGAATGAGACGCAGTTTGTTGAGGCCGCCCGCGTGCCGCTCGGGGTGCGGATCAGCTGAAAGGCCACTATAGTTCGCTTCTCCACTGAACCATGGGTGACTACAGCGCTTATTTTCGCGGCAAGCAGATTACGCTAATAGGCCTGGGGCTTCTTGGGCGCGGTGTTAATGTGGCGAAGTTTCTTGCGGAGTGTGGGGCGGATATGCTCGTGACCGATTTGAAAACGAAGGATCAGCTTCAGCCGTCGCTTAAAAAACTCGCGCGGTTTAAGAATATTCGCTTCGTGCTCGGCGAGCACCGACTCGAGAACTTCCGGGGTGTCGACATGGTGATCAAGGCCGCGGGCGTGCCGCTTGATTCGCCGTTTATCGCCGAGGCTCGCTCACATGGCGTGCCGGTCAAAATGGACGCGTCACTCTTTGCCGAGCTCGCGCCGCCCGGCGTGCTTCTTGTCGGCATTACCGGAACGCGCGGGAAGTCAACGACGACGCAGTTGCTCTACGAGGTGCTAAACGACTGGCGTAAGGTATTAGGTGTTAGGTATCAGGTTGGCGGACGTTCCGGCCACGAACTCCCCAGTTACCAGTTACCAGTTACCAGTCCCTCGCGGTCACATCGCGTCTTCCTCGGCGGTAACATCCGTGGCATGGCAACCCTGCCACTCCTCAAAAAAGTCCGCCCTGGCGACATCGTCGTTCTCGAGCTCGACTCGTGGCAGCTTCAGGGCTTCGGCGAGGCGAAGATCAGTCCGCACGTTGCGGTTTTTACGACATTTTTCGATGACCACCTTAATTACTATGATAGGGACCGCGGACGTTATTTGAAGGATAAGGCAAACATTTTTACATACCAAAGTGGCGTAAAAAATTTTCAATTTTCAATTTTCAATTTTCAAACTCGGCCAGTATTGATTGTGGGCGCACAGGCGGCACCTTTGATACGCAAACATTTTGCGGAGCACGCACAGCGGATGAAGGTGGTGCGGCCGAGCAATGTACCGAAAAATTGGAAGCTCGCGATTCCTGGCGAGCATAATCGCGCGAATGCTGCCTCGGCGCTCGTGGCGGCGGATGCACTTGGTGTGCCGCGTTCGGTCAGCAAGCGCGCTATTACTTCTTTTCATGGTCTCCCCGGTCGCCTCGAGCTCGTGCGAGAGCTCCGCGGCGTCAAAATTTATAACGACACGTGTGCGACGACTCCGGAGGCAACGATCGCCGCGCTCCGCGCGCTCGGCAGACTAAGCAGCAAGCAGCAAGCAGCAAGCAGCAAGGTCCATCGGATAATTCTTATTATGGGTGGAGCGGACAAAGGGCTCGACATGTCGGGGCTGCTCAAGGAGATTCCAAGGTATTGCAGAGCAGTTATTTGGCTTCCGGGTACTGGCACAAATAGAATTATGAAGCATGAATCAAGAAGCATGGAAACGGAAGCAATAATTCATTATTCCAAATTCTTGATTCAAGAGATGTACACAACCACACTGAGCGCGGCAATAAAGCAGGCGGTCCTTGTCGCAAGGAAGGGGGATAGTATTCTCTTCAGCCCCGCCTTCGCCTCATTCGGCATGTTCAAGAATGAGTACGACCGGGGAGAAAAATTTAATCGCGCGGTAGCGGCCCGTAAAGACACGACCCGCGCGAAGGCGCGGGTCAGTAGAATGCAACATAACGAATCTTAAACACGTAACTTGGTGAGCAAACTGCGTGCTTGCTGCTCCGCCCATTCAATCGCGCTGAAAAGCGACACCACATCGTTCGCTTCGTACGGCGTATGTAGTCGCATCACGCCTTGGATACCGAGCGGAATCTGGTGAAATCCAATGGAGCGGTCGAGAAATGCCCGCACAAAAACATCATTCGCCGCGCACATCACCGCTGGCATGGTGCCGCCGATTTTCGCCGCCTCGTAGGCCAGACTGACGCACGGGAAACGATCGGTATCGCATGGCTCAAAGGTGAGTTCTCCTGGTGCGTCAAACAATGAAAATTTTGTTGCGTTGTGTACGGGGCGCCGCTGTGGGTACAGAAGCGCGTACTGAATGGGAATACGCATGTCCGGCACGCTCAGCTGGGCAAGGGTTGTTCCGTCTTTGAATGCCACCATGGAGTGGATGATTGACTCAGGGTGAACCACTATATCTATCCGCTCCGGAGGAATCTCAAAGAGATGCATCACCTCAATCACCTCAAAACCCTTGTTCATCAGCGTTGCTGAGTCAACGGTGATCTTCGGACCCATTTTCCAGGTGGGGTGCTTGAGGGCCTGTAGAGGTGTCACGCGCTCGAGTTTTCTTTTGGGGGTTTTGCGGAACGGCCCCCCTGAAGCCGTGAGGATAAGTCGTGCGACTGATTCTCGCGGCACTCCCTCGAGGCACTGAAAGATGGCGCTCGGTTCCGAGTCCACCGGAAGGATCCACGCCCCGTATTTTTTTGCGGTTTCCATCGTGAGGACTCCAGCCGCGACCATGGTTTCTTTGTTCGCGAGCGCCATGTCCTTTCCTTTTCCGAGCGCGGCAAGAGTGGGCTTGATTCCAGCAACCCCGACAATGCCGTTGACCACGAGATCGGCCTCTCCGAGAGTCGCGAGTTGTGCAAGCCCCGCTTCCCCCACAAACACCGGGATTGATACCTCCGGTATTAAAATTTTTGCCTGCGATGGATCGCTGACCGCGACGACTTGGGGCCGAAATTCCTTGATCTGTTTATACAACAGGGCGATTTTTTGGTGCGTGGAAAGAGCAACTATTTCGAGCAGATCAGGGTTATTTCGCACCACATCAAGTGTTTGCGTTCCGATAGAACCGGTTGATCCTAAAACGGTAAGTTTTTTCATCGCTTTTCCCTTGCGTTGGCTCGCGGGTTTTTAATTGTGTCTGTGGTGTATAACCACGCTGCGCCAAAAAAGGAGACACGGGTTAGTTGAATAGAGCCTGACGACATAGGAGTCGTTGTAAAAAATACGGCCGCCTGTAGAGCAGGCGGCCGTAGACCGTTCAAGCGTTCTCCACCCTTACCGCCGGCGGATGACAAGCACTCCATTGCGGCCGTCGTGCTGGCCCAGGCTCACGGCGCGGCGGTGTGACCACCACACGTAATCGTTATCCGCGTCGAGGGCGCTATAGGTGTCGGTGCCGTCTGTAGCTATGTTCGATGGCTCGATGTCACGGTGCTGAAATTGTGCCCGGATGATTTCCGGTATTGAGAGGCAGCCCGATGCGGGGTAACCACCACTCGCTAGGTGGCCGCAGGTAGCGTAGAAGTGTGCAAGTATGGCCTTGTTGGCCACAGCGTAGCGCGGATGGCGTGGGTCGTGAGTGAAGTGTACCGGGCCGATACCTCCGGCGACGAACACTTTTATCTCAGCCGAAATGCCTCTACGTATGCCATTTATTATCGCGTCAACAACGCTTGCCGATCGCACTGTGGGCTCGATGTCGCCGACGATAGCAGCGCGGTTAAAGAGGGAATCTCGTCCGGCGTGCGCCGCGATGACCCAGTGCGTTGCGGTGTTGTACGCGACTATAACGTGGCAGTCCGCGACAGAAAACCATGCGCCCGAGTGTGGCGGGAGCACGCACCCCTCTGCCAATGGGCCACGGAGCAGTGCGAATTTGCTGTTGGCGAGCGAAATGCGCTCGGTGAAATCCTCGCTCTCGCAGATAGCTGCGTTAAATCGTGAATGGTCAGGCGCATACACCGTATCGATGCCTGCCTGAAGTGCGACGTGGCGTAGCTGCGAGAATTGCTCGAGTGCTTCCGCGTGTTCGAGTTCCTCTTGCCGGCGCACCGCATCAATACGCCAATCAACGTCAGCACCATTACGGCCGAAAAGGCGTACCTCAACCTTGCCGTCGAACGGCGTGAAGATTGCGCTGGGGTTCATAGGGTTCGATCGATTTCCGAGCATATTTTTTCTCCTCGTCTCTAGGCGTGTGTGACATGTACTTTGTTACCATTTCCAAAAGAAGCGCGGTACGCTTTCGTAATACCGTGCGTACTCGGGCCCTTTCATCTCACGAAGGAGCGTCTCCTCGCGCGCGATGTTTGACCGGACGTAGCAGTAGGTGAGTACGCCGAGCAGAAGTGCGGCGACGTTTTGTAGCAGCAACACGAGCGCGAATGCCTCGGCGAGTGAACCGCAATACATCGGGTTGCGACTCCATCGGTAAAGTCCGCGCACCGTCACTTTTCCTTCGCGAACAATCGGCCCCTTGACTGCATTGCTCCAGTTCGCGCCAAGCTCCCACTTCGCACGAAGCTGAAGCACGATTGCCGCGATAAGAAGCGCAAGTCCCGCGAGGCAGAGCGCGTCATCTTCTGCAAAAATGCCCACAGGAATGGCCCTCAATGGACGAAGCACGCTCACAAACAACCACGGTGCAAGAGAACGAACAATGAGTGCGCCCCACAACAAGAGGAGTGCTCGTTCTTGAACCCAAAGCCATGGTACTTGTCGGTGCTTTTCGACACGCCCCTGTACTATTTTTTTGGAGAGCCACCACCTGCCAGTCCTGAGGACGACAAAGAGCGAAACGATGATAACGAACAACGTTGTGTTTTCGATCACGGTTTTCTCCTCCGTGTGAGTGACTGCGAAGATTCAACTGTCCGCGCTTCAAACTACTACAGTTGCCGCCGGAGCACAACGACACGCTACATTGCAGACGGACGGTGTCGGGCGCGAACGGGCTTGCTTTCGGCAAGGTCCTGTGGTAGCTTGCGCCGAGGATTGCATCGCGGCATAGTGCCGCAGCGCAACGTACGTTTCAGCGCAACAGTATTGTTGCAGGGAAAGGAAGTTGAGATGGAGAACCAGGCCACATATGGCGGCATACTGAGGTATCTTGACGCAATACCGATTCCGTCGAGTGCTATCGCGGTGCCGGTGCGGACCACGCAGACGGCAGAGACCCTGGCGGCATCTCGTATTCTTTTTGATTTTGTCCATGATGAAGCCAGGCAGAGCCAGTTGGCAAGGTTTTTCGACGCTGTCAGCGTCGCACGGAAAGAGTCGGGGTTTGTTCAATCGTGTCGGCGGCTTTTAGTGCCCGAACGCGCCCCTTACGGTTTGCGCGGTTTTTCTTTTCTGACCGAAGAGCATGGCCTATTTCTCCCACTTATTTGCGCCGCTATGAAGTGGGGGATTGATGTGCCTCCTTCTGACCCCGTGCTTACCAAACTTCGCCGTGTCTCTATCGACTCAAGCGCGCTGGGGGTAGTGGTGCAGGCGGGCGGAGGAGATTATTCTATTAAAACACGTCTCGACGGTAGCACACTCGGCGGCGAGCTCCACATTGTAGGAAAAAACGTCAAAAAGGAACTCGTGGTTCTTGAGCGTCGGTGTTTACAGCTCGGATTCGGAACGATCCAGGAACCCATGGAGACAACGGGTCAAATCGGCGTGGCGCTCTTTGCCACAGAAGTTTTGTGGTATCCGATCTTCGGGCATGACCATGTCGTTAAGTATCTGCGGCACGCGCTCCAGGGCGCGATCGGCAGGGTGACGGACCCGCTACAGTTGGTGCAGTTGATGGCGAAGTGTGAGGCGAACGCGCCGCGTTTGCGCGAGGTTCTCTTTGCCGAGCCCGAGAAGGACCCAAGAAGCTAAAGGCCCAGAAACATAGCCCAGCCGCTTTTAAGCGACTGGGCTATCCGATTTTTCGGCAGACTTCTTTACAACGATACGAAGCCCGCTCCCTCGCGCGTGAGGGAGCGGTGTACGTTTGAGCGCGTGCTGCGTATGGCTTGCTCGGCGTTGTTTACTGATCAGCGAAGTTGTGCGTTGGGATCGAGACGGAAGCGGTCGAGGAAGTCCTGTCGCGCATTTTCGGGCGATCTCGATAAGAACACGCCCACCAGAGCAAAAAATGTGACCAAGCACGAGAAGGTTAGGAAGGTTAGGGCGTTCCTGGCGTGTGCTGCGGCATTTCGTGCAGGGTATGCCACTTCGAGTTCGAGTCCCGCGAGGTAGCTGAGGGCAGCAACAGCGCCAACAAATCCGAGCCGCCAGAGCCAGCCGCGAAATTTCACACGCCTGCTTGCGGAAACAATGCTCGCGATTTCCCCGATCGGTCGGATGCTCTCGCCCCAGAGGGCGATGCGGTGGCGGACGCTATTTTTGTCTGTCCCAATAAAAAGGGGATCGCGAAGATCGCGCCGCTCCGGCGTGCGAAGCTCGTAGCTCGCAAAGAGTTCCAGTTCATCCGCGAAGCGGAGTTCCTCATGGACTTCCTTTGGCGCTTCGTGTTGCGCCAGGGTGCGCGCGACGGTGTGGTGCAAAAGGGCGCGATTGGCATGCGAGTATGCATATCGCGTCGGGAGCCACGCCTGCCACGTGCTCTCTTCTTCGGCCGAGATCACAGGGTAGAAGAGTGATGGTTCGAGTTCGGTGAGCGCCGTGTTGTCCGGTGTTGCAAGCGTGTGCGTACGGAAAATATCTGTTTGCATGAGACGTCCTCCTCTGTGCAATATTTATTCTCGCGCAGGCATGACCTGTGCACTTGGTATCTATTCTTACATATAGCAGGAATGCTGCAGTGAGGCAAGTCTCTTTGTCGAAGACGCGGCTGCGCCTACATATACCAAACGCCCCCGAAGGGGCGTTTGGTATAAATGGGATACGTGCGCTCCGGAGCACACATTTCTTTTACGCGGTTATTTCACCGCGTCTTTGAGCGCCTTTGCGGCGCGGAACTTCGGCACGCGCTGTGCTGCCACCTGGATCGTCTCTCCGGTCCGCGGGTTGCGGGCTTGCCGTGCGGCACGCATCTTTGCCGAGAATATACCGAGGCCAGCGATCGAGACTTCGCGTCCTTGCTTGAGCGTTGCCACAATGGCCTCCATGAGGACCTCCATGGCCCGCTCGGCCTGAGCCCTCGTGAGCTCGACCTTGTGGCTGATTTCGTTCACTAAATCTGCTTTGTTCATAGGAAAAGGTTAATTATCGCGAGTAAAATCGACCCAAACCCTTACACCTAGCCATTATAGGGCACTATCGGCGGTGCGCAAATGATAAAAATCGTGACTGTGGATAGCGAAAGTGGACGTGTATCTTGTATTTTGTATTTCGTAGTTTGTATAAAAGCTGAATCTCGCTATACAAAATACGAGATACAAGATACGAAATACAAGCTACAAGTTACCGCGCGAACTCTATCGCCCTGGTCTCGCGAATCACGGTTACTTTGATCTCTCCCGGAAATTTGAGCTCCTGCTCGACGCGTATTGCGATCTCGCGCGCGGTGGCGCGCGCCTCGGCGTCGGAGACGTCCTCGGGCTTCACAAAAATGCGTATCTCGCGGCCTGCCGAGAGGGCGAAGGATTTTTCGATTCCCGGGAACGAGTTGGCGATCGCTTCGAGGTCTCCGAGGCGCTTGAGGTAGTTCTCTACGCTGTCGCGGCGCGCGCCGGGGCGGCCTCCGGAGATCGCGTCCGCGACTTGGACGATGATGGACTCGAGCGTCTCGTACGGGTATTCCTCATGGTGCGATTGCATGGCGAGAACGATCGCGGGGTCCACGTTGAACTTCTGAAGGATGCGTCGCCCGATCTCAACATGCGTACCTTGCACGTCGTGATCCACGGCCTTGCCGATATCGTGGAGGAGTGCCCCTGCGCGCGCGACAGCGGGGTTTGCGCCGACCTCCTCGGCGATCATGCCTGCGATATGGGCCATTTCGATTGAGTGCTGGAGCACGTTCTGTCCGTAGCTCGTGCGGAAATGGAGGCGCCCCAGGATGCCGAGGAGCTTCGGGTCGAGGTTGAGCGCGCTGCACTCATAGGCGGCCTGCTCGCCTTTCTCTTTGATGA
This genomic window from bacterium contains:
- a CDS encoding Mur ligase family protein — its product is MGDYSAYFRGKQITLIGLGLLGRGVNVAKFLAECGADMLVTDLKTKDQLQPSLKKLARFKNIRFVLGEHRLENFRGVDMVIKAAGVPLDSPFIAEARSHGVPVKMDASLFAELAPPGVLLVGITGTRGKSTTTQLLYEVLNDWRKVLGVRYQVGGRSGHELPSYQLPVTSPSRSHRVFLGGNIRGMATLPLLKKVRPGDIVVLELDSWQLQGFGEAKISPHVAVFTTFFDDHLNYYDRDRGRYLKDKANIFTYQSGVKNFQFSIFNFQTRPVLIVGAQAAPLIRKHFAEHAQRMKVVRPSNVPKNWKLAIPGEHNRANAASALVAADALGVPRSVSKRAITSFHGLPGRLELVRELRGVKIYNDTCATTPEATIAALRALGRLSSKQQAASSKVHRIILIMGGADKGLDMSGLLKEIPRYCRAVIWLPGTGTNRIMKHESRSMETEAIIHYSKFLIQEMYTTTLSAAIKQAVLVARKGDSILFSPAFASFGMFKNEYDRGEKFNRAVAARKDTTRAKARVSRMQHNES
- a CDS encoding alpha/beta hydrolase; translation: MDTLKQNCIIIHGCPSDAEKAMNPTTRTYDKHWIPWAKKELTTLGIKTETPLMPSPWEPDYEKFKSEFEKYTVGENTTVVGHSCGAAFLVRWLGETKRKICKLVLVAPWKISDKDDAFRKAFYACPIDETIKSRVSKVVMFTADDEESDGKESLRIFHRALGGEIIELQGHGHYTMNDMGTEEFPELLEAMVGK
- a CDS encoding type II toxin-antitoxin system PemK/MazF family toxin, with protein sequence MTTGKKSTMYRRGDVVLIPFPFSDLSTAKTRPAVVVSVSAFTHATDDLTVAMITSMRHATRFDYALKDWRQANLLAPSWVRAKLATLDPRLVRYAPGRLSSADMAEVDTRIRRALGM
- the dxr gene encoding 1-deoxy-D-xylulose-5-phosphate reductoisomerase, with amino-acid sequence MKKLTVLGSTGSIGTQTLDVVRNNPDLLEIVALSTHQKIALLYKQIKEFRPQVVAVSDPSQAKILIPEVSIPVFVGEAGLAQLATLGEADLVVNGIVGVAGIKPTLAALGKGKDMALANKETMVAAGVLTMETAKKYGAWILPVDSEPSAIFQCLEGVPRESVARLILTASGGPFRKTPKRKLERVTPLQALKHPTWKMGPKITVDSATLMNKGFEVIEVMHLFEIPPERIDIVVHPESIIHSMVAFKDGTTLAQLSVPDMRIPIQYALLYPQRRPVHNATKFSLFDAPGELTFEPCDTDRFPCVSLAYEAAKIGGTMPAVMCAANDVFVRAFLDRSIGFHQIPLGIQGVMRLHTPYEANDVVSLFSAIEWAEQQARSLLTKLRV
- a CDS encoding laccase domain-containing protein; the encoded protein is MNPSAIFTPFDGKVEVRLFGRNGADVDWRIDAVRRQEELEHAEALEQFSQLRHVALQAGIDTVYAPDHSRFNAAICESEDFTERISLANSKFALLRGPLAEGCVLPPHSGAWFSVADCHVIVAYNTATHWVIAAHAGRDSLFNRAAIVGDIEPTVRSASVVDAIINGIRRGISAEIKVFVAGGIGPVHFTHDPRHPRYAVANKAILAHFYATCGHLASGGYPASGCLSIPEIIRAQFQHRDIEPSNIATDGTDTYSALDADNDYVWWSHRRAVSLGQHDGRNGVLVIRRR
- a CDS encoding isoprenylcysteine carboxylmethyltransferase family protein, yielding MIENTTLFVIIVSLFVVLRTGRWWLSKKIVQGRVEKHRQVPWLWVQERALLLLWGALIVRSLAPWLFVSVLRPLRAIPVGIFAEDDALCLAGLALLIAAIVLQLRAKWELGANWSNAVKGPIVREGKVTVRGLYRWSRNPMYCGSLAEAFALVLLLQNVAALLLGVLTYCYVRSNIAREETLLREMKGPEYARYYESVPRFFWKW
- a CDS encoding HU family DNA-binding protein — protein: MNKADLVNEISHKVELTRAQAERAMEVLMEAIVATLKQGREVSIAGLGIFSAKMRAARQARNPRTGETIQVAAQRVPKFRAAKALKDAVK
- a CDS encoding DHHA1 domain-containing protein: MHHPHTIGLYHKDCTDGTAAAAVLLKKFPHIELHPVGHDISHSELENLLGRVSADTEVYTVDIAVGVQELLAHAKSVVTIDHHIGIKETLEQLAREHENFTFVFDNERSGASLAWHHFFPEKPVTELITLVEDNDLWRFSFGQRTRHLLMHLSTLMNQPKRVLELLGGNLEPFIAAGEHMTRYADTLISHFAEGRDPTWLRVGEHRVPGYNSPYFESELGHALSKKHDSAVAIFRFKGAVVNFSVRSADGQNPSALDLATLLGGGGHRNASGASVPIEKFVAMLELP